From the genome of Paracidovorax avenae:
GCGAAGAGGTGGAATCCGTCGTGCGCCACGCCGTGTACGAAGCCGTGGCGGACGAACTGGCGTCGCCCGGCAGCCCTGCGCAACGCTGATACCTGGCGCCCGCGGGCGCGCCCCTAGGGTAACCCCCTGTGGTTTTCGGTCACTTTCCCTCGCATCTACGGGTGCCCTGGCCCATAAATTGCGATATGTTTCCGGCGCTGGGGGAAAAAACAAAGGTTCTCAGCGATCACCCTTTATGGAGATTCATATGCAATTGAAGTTGAAACTGACCGTGGTTGCCGCTATCGCGGCGTTTGCCGGTGTCGCCTCTGCACAAGAACAGGTGGTGAAGATCGGCCACGTGGGACCGGTTTCTGGCCCTCAGGCTCACTACGGCAAGGACAACGAAAACGGCGCCCGCATGGCTGTCGAGGAACTGAATGCCCAGGGGGTCACGATCGGCGGCAAGAAGATCAAGTTCGAATTGCAGGCTGAAGACGACGCCGCAGATCCGAAGCAGGGCACGGCCGCTGCCCAGAAGCTGTGCGACGCCAAGGTCGCCGGCGTGGTGGGCCACCTGAATTCCGGCACCACGATCCCCGCATCGAAGGTGTACAACGACTGCGGCATCCCGCACGTCACCGGCGCCGCCACCAACCCCAACCTGACCAAGCCCGGCTACAAGACCACGTTCCGCATCATCGCGAACGACAACGCCCTGGGCGCCGGCCTGGCCGCCTACGCTTCCGACACGCTGAAGCTCAAGACCGTGGCCATCATCGACGACCGCACGGCCTACGGCCAGGGCGTGGCCGATGTGTTCAAGAAGACCGCCGCCACCAAGGGCATCAAGGTGGTGGACGAGCAGTTCACGACCGACAAGGCCACTGACTTCAT
Proteins encoded in this window:
- a CDS encoding branched-chain amino acid ABC transporter substrate-binding protein, producing MQLKLKLTVVAAIAAFAGVASAQEQVVKIGHVGPVSGPQAHYGKDNENGARMAVEELNAQGVTIGGKKIKFELQAEDDAADPKQGTAAAQKLCDAKVAGVVGHLNSGTTIPASKVYNDCGIPHVTGAATNPNLTKPGYKTTFRIIANDNALGAGLAAYASDTLKLKTVAIIDDRTAYGQGVADVFKKTAATKGIKVVDEQFTTDKATDFMAILTAIKSKNPDAIFYGGMDPQAGPMLRQMEQLGMANVKYFGGDGICTAEVAKLAAGAKTLANVICAEGGASLAKMPGGTAWKAKYDAKYPGQFQVYSPYTYDATMLLVDAMKRANSWDPKVYIPELAKSNYKGVTAQIAFEPNGELKNPAITLYTYKDGKKMPLN